A stretch of Besnoitia besnoiti strain Bb-Ger1 chromosome III, whole genome shotgun sequence DNA encodes these proteins:
- a CDS encoding Sodium:neurotransmitter symporter family protein (encoded by transcript BESB_048200) produces the protein MSPTPSTAVSPPNGPSSSLSRLPSPHAAADGQKTRLVPANGSASPGPPSTWSSSAGVSPSGAGSSAPRSRGERRGSRRDSVQRGGSFPSAASRSSVSSRSAGVRTPASALLHRPPSLVSVPPSLPVSSSPFSLSFASRSPQSHFLPYRPTAPGERPAGRPVDVVLESPCIYKQQDFSVPLHAFPGSHTSSTGSKGKSGAFFGSFQGWRDVPLDGGSPRVGEAGSADVGDPGASGGAPSPQTDASAGKRRNDAASWFSRKQTLPPAPPAVPDGDDGDDLSASSRRFMSMSSLATQWQSRFSFVLATIGAAVGIGCVWRFPMYCYKFGGGVFLVPYFLMLVFLGLPLLALEMALGQVFRGGQMKVMNLISPRLRGLAAATILQALFICAYYSVFLSWALHYFLACFRSTLPWVVPPEQAALCSHFEGDEAACERAVRPSMFAGHGFDSRLPPDGTPRVEGDTGGVNLCVWVPPHLEAPAGGHCRPDIRHKAQEFFFEDVLAFDTQHPSALAVSVFLGIAFVWMQVFFSLFKGLQSLTAVTYAAVLLPLSAMFLVMVSALTLDGATLGLSHFFSVDWSVLVNQPAIWGEAAAQVFFSLGVFQGVMTAYAAHKKVVQNAVVDASAVAASNTVLSVISGVATFAIAGHVAKRIGALDAATGLADMSAMNIEGSQLVFVLYPISLATLPGAQLFCLLFFLAFFLLGVTSALSFVQPVIDTLKESRLLHRARRWKLTFAACVAGFLLSVPFCLRTGVYLLDTADYHWSVVGLTFLGCCECIAFGWVYGLGRQAQTVGFLPVALHAFSYLGGITIGAFVLFVVAPANRVAVGLGIALPLMLLGAGLALCLCPRYPPRPQPPQSGSADSLSTAEPSLQAALRSLQAASRFSPLSLAVSTAAGGNGKGALEDIREGEEAQLDREFGSIISLSTLSADNPTEEDERISAGKTRAGVGAAGCPFPAAEAAQNLPPFELGAAELCAPSAVLSLRDRAFWLYLGNVEHLRLNLNAITAANARVLCLWPVWSVVIKYLSPAVLLLLLFHELGQGPFFTVGGFPLRYQAAAVAVLALIFFLVFLGLCLPQFWSGLVPHELVRETKAAALEREKHFTRLSPYFATPPGAGRGPPGLRCI, from the coding sequence ATGTCGCCGACACCGTCAACCGCTGTCTCGCCGCCCAACGGTCCTTCTTcgtccctctctcgccttccgtccccgcacgcggctgcagacggcCAGAAGACGCGACTCGTGCCTGCGAACGGATCTGCCTCTCCCGGGCCGCCTTCCACGTGGAGCTCCTCTGCGGGGGTGTCTCCTTCGGGCGCCGGaagctcggcgccgcggtcgaGGGGCGAGAGACGGGGGTCGCGCCGAGATAGTGTCCAGCGCGGAGGGTCGTTTCcatctgccgcctcgcgatCCTCTGTTTCGTCTCGCTCTGCTGGTGTCCGCACcccggcgtcggcgctgctgcatcgtCCTCCGTCGCTTGTCTCCGTCCCGCCCTCGttgcctgtctcctcgtcgcccttctcgctgtcGTTCGCCagtcgctcgccgcagagtcACTTCTTGCCTTACCGCCCGACCGCGCCTGGCGAGAGGCCGGCGGGCAGGCCCGTGGACGTCGTGCTGGAGAGTCCGTGCATCTACAAGCAGCAGGACTTCTCCGTGCCGCTGCATGCATTCCCGGGCAGCCACACCTCCTCGACTGGATCCAAGGGGAAgagcggcgccttcttcgggAGCTTCCAGGGATGGCGGGACGTCCCCCTCGACGGCGGAAGCCCGCGCGTGGGCGAGGCGGGCAGTGCGGACGTGGGGGATCCTGGAGCgagtggcggcgcgccctctccaCAGACGGACGCGTCGGCCGGCAAGCGTCGCAATGACGCAGCGTCCTGGTTCTCGCGAAAACAGACGCtcccccctgcgccgcccgccgtgCCTGACGgggacgacggagacgatctctcggcgtcgtcgcggcggtTCATGTCCATGTCTTCGCTTGCGACGCAGTGGCAGAgccgcttctccttcgtGCTCGCCACCATCGGCGCCGCAGTGGGCATCGGTTGCGTATGGCGCTTTCCCATGTACTGCTACAAGtttggcggcggcgtgttCCTTGTTCCCTACTTCCTGATGCTTGTCTTCCTCGGGCTGCCTCTCCTTGCGCTCGAGATGGCGCTTGGGCaggtcttccgcggcggccagATGAAGGTCATGAACCTGatctcgccgcgcctgcgcgggctcgctgccgcgacgATTCTGCAGGCCCTCTTCATCTGCGCCTACTACTcggtcttcctctcctggGCGCTGCACTACTTCCTCGCTTGCTTCCGGTCGACGCTCCCGTGGGTGGTACCGCCTGAGCAAGCTGCGCTGTGCAGCCActtcgagggcgacgaagccgcctgcgagcgggCGGTGAGACCGTCGATGTTCGCGGGGCACGGCTTCGACTCGCGGCTCCCGCCGGATGGGACGCCGAGGGTCGAAGGAGACACTGGAGGCGTGAATCTCTGTGTGTGGGTTCCACCTCACTTggaggcgcctgccggcggccACTGCCGCCCCGACATCCGTCACAAGGCGCAGGAGTTCTTTTTCGAGGACGTGTTGGCTTTCGACACGCAGCATccgtcggcgctcgccgtgAGCGTGTTTCTGGGCATCGCGTTCGTGTGGATGCaagtcttcttctcgcttttcAAGGGGCTCCAGTCGCTGACGGCGGTTACCTACGCGGCGGTCCTGCTCCCGCTCTCCGCGATGTTCCTCGTCATGGTCAGCGCGCTGACGCTCGACGGCGCCACGCTAGGGCTGTCGCATTTCTTTTCAGTCGACTGGAGCGTGCTGGTTAACCAGCCGGCGATTTGGGGCGAAGCTGCCGCAcaggtcttcttctcgctaGGCGTGTTTCAGGGCGTGATGACGGCGTACGCGGCGCACAAGAAAGTCGTGCAGAACGCTGTCGTggacgcctccgcggtcgcggcgagcaACACAGTCCTCTCCGTCAtcagcggcgtcgccacCTTTGCGATCGCCGGCCACGTAGCCAAGCGCATTGGGGCcctcgacgccgcgacgGGTCTCGCCGACATGTCGGCGATGAACATCGAGGGCAGCCAGCTAGTTTTTGTTCTGTATCCCATCTCGCTCGCGACGCTCCCGGGCGCGCAgctcttctgtctcctcttctttctcgccttcttcttgctCGGCGTCACCAGCGCGCTGTCCTTCGTGCAGCCGGTGATCGACACGCTGAAGGAGTCCCGGCTGCTGCACCGAGCGCGACGGTGGAAGCTGACTTTCGCggcgtgcgtcgccggcttcctcctcagcgtccccttctgcctccgcaCTGGAGTCTACCTCCTCGACACTGCAGACTACCACTGGAGCGTCGTCGGCCTCACCTTCCTGGGCTGCTGCGAGTGCATCGCTTTCGGCTGGGTTTACGGGCTcgggagacaggcgcagaCCGTCGGCTTCCTCCCTGTGGCGCTCCACGCCTTCTCCTATCTGGGCGGCATCACTATCGGGGCGTTCGTTCTGTTTGTCGTCGCACCCGCGAACCGCGTGGCTGTCGGCCTCGGCATCGCGCTTCCGCTGATGCTTCTCGGCGCGGGCCTGGCGCTCTGCCTCTGTCCGCGCTACCCGCCTCGGCCTCAGCCCCCCCAGTCGGGTTCCGCGGACTCCCTCTCCACGGCGGAGCCGAGTCTCCAGGCAGCGTTGCGGAGTCTccaggcggcgtcgcgtttctctccgctgtcgctggCGGTCTCgactgccgcaggcggcaaCGGGAagggcgcgctggaggacatccgcgaaggcgaggaagcgcagcTCGACAGAGAATTCGGCAGCATCATCTCCCTCTCCACGCTCTCCGCGGACAACCCGACCGAGGAGGATGAGAGGATTTCGGCGGGCAAGACTCGAGCGGGCGTTGGGGCAGCCGGCTGCCCATTTccggcggctgaggccgcTCAGAATCTGCCGCCGTTCGAGCTCGGGGCGGCCGAGCTCtgtgcgccttccgcggttctgtctctgcgggaCCGGGCCTTCTGGCTGTACCTGGGCAACGTGGAGCATCTGCGGCTGAATTTGAACGCTATcaccgcggcgaacgcgcgcgTGCTTTGTCTGTGGCCTGTGTGGTCGGTTGTCATCAAGTACCTCTCTCCCGCGGTGCTGCTACTTCTCCTCTTTCATGAGCTAGGGCAGGGGCCGTTCTTCACAGTGGGCGGGTTCCCCCTGCGCTACCAagctgcggctgtcgcggtTCTGGCTTTgatcttcttcctcgtcttcctggGCCTCTGCTTACCGCAGTTCTGGAGTGGTCTCGTGCCTCACGAGCTAGTCCGCGAGACCAAAGCTGCGGCTCTGGAGAGGGAAAAACACTTTACAAGACTCTCTCCATATTTCGCAACGCCTCCTGGCGCAGGGCGGGGACCCCCGGGCTTGCGATGCATTTGA
- a CDS encoding NEDD8-activating enzyme E1 catalytic subunit (encoded by transcript BESB_048210) — protein MEERDAGPTCTAYQVTAQTNSDPDYHLSCLLRRPQAFAPLQFAPGTETVTNLRETHVLVVGAGGLGCEVLKGLCLSGFRRIDVIDMDTINVTNLHRQFLFRESHVGCAKAQVAADVLNAQYAHLNVRVRGHVCRLEEKDEAFYRQFQLVISGLDSIEARRWLNAMIHSLAERDENGEVDLSTCIPLLDGGTEGLKGQARVIFPFVTSCFECSLSSFPPQTTYPLCTIAETPRLPEHCIEYAMLVLWGKHFPDCQFDADNPEHLEWVYDKAKSRADHFGIPGVTYRLTLGVTKRVIPAVASTNAIVAGMLVEEAVKIVTFCVCSTHDIRVAETDRLHLSEAVAASPLRSLPSSASSSRGEEAAKVRRSRPAEGDDEGKKRAASAVPSSTCSSSAPSAHSSGPASPTEEERRSQGLRRGSAEKRGGHTEDGSRQNSSREGTAQPEDELSGVQNYIMYMGEASVYTHTFEYAKKPDCVVCSGKGAVKRFVDPDQTLRDLLDLLCQEPRLNLKSPSISSSAGVVFLQSPPQLRQQFEANLSKSLRELATAGLVREGEELLVTDSALPSPLRLRLVFEPKVSRLPR, from the exons ATGGAGGAAAGAGACGCAGGCCCGACATGCACGGCCTATCAGGTGACCGCGCAGACGAACTCCGACCCCGACTACCACCTCAGCTGCCTtctccggcggccgcaggcctTCGCACCGCTGCAATTCGCGCCCGGTACAGAG ACTGTCACCAACTTGCGCGAGACGcacgtcctcgtcgtcggagCGGGAGGCCTCG GCTGCGAAGTGCTCAAGggtctctgtctgtctggtTTCCGCCGCATCGACGTCATCGACATGGACACGATTAACGTCACGAATTTGCACAGGCAGTTCCTTTTCCGCGAGTCACATGTGGGATGCGCGAAGGCGCAAGTCGCCGCTGATGTTCTGAACGCGCAGTACGCGCATCTGAATGTTCGCGTTCGAGG ACACGTGTGTCGgctcgaggagaaggacgaggcgTTTTATCGCCAGTTCCAGCTCGTCATTTCGGGGCTCGACAGCATCGAAGCCCGACGCTGGCTGAACGCGATGATTCACAGCTTG gctgagagagacgagaacgGCGAAGTCGACCTCAGCACATGCATTCCTCTTCTCGATGGCGGCACTGAAGGGCTGAAGGGACAGGCGCGCGTCATTTTCCCCTTCGTCACCTCTTGCTTTGAATGTTCGCTTAGCAGCTTTCCGCCTCAG ACGACCTATCCGCTCTGCACCATcgccgagacgccgcggctgccagAACACTGCATCG AGTACGCCATGCTGGTTCTGTGGGGCAAACACTTCCCGGACTGCCAGTTT GATGCAGACAACCCCGAGCACCTCGAGTGGGTCTACGACAAAGCGAAATCGCGAGCCGACCACTTCGGCATCCCAGGCGTTACGTATCGCCTGACTCTCGGAGTGACCAAA CGCGTCATCCCCGCAGTCGCGAGCACGAATGCGATCGTCGCAGGGATGCTTGTAGAAGAGGCGGTGAAGATCGTGAcattctgcgtctgcagcacaCACGACATTCGcgtcgccgag ACTGACAGGCTTCACCTGTCAGAggctgtcgcggcgtctccgctgcgctcgTTGCCTTCCTCAGCTTCATCCTCTCGCGGGGAAGAAGCCGCTAAGGTGCGGCGGAGTCGCCCcgccgaaggagacgacgagggcaagaagcgcgcggcttcggccgTCCCGTCGTCCACTTgttcgtcttcggcgccaTCTGCTCATTCGTCCGGTCCTGCGTCGCCTACTGAAGAGGAACGGAGGTCCCAAGGTCTGCGGAGAGGCTCCGCCGAAAAACGTGGCGGTCACACAGAAGACGGGAGTCGTCAGAACAGTTCGCGCGAGGGGACAGCTCAACCCGAGGAC gaaTTGTCTGGCGTCCAAAATTATATCATGTACATGGGCGAGGCATCTGTATACACGCACACCTTCGAATACGCGAAAAAACCC GATTGCGTGGTTTGCAGCGGGAAAGGGGCGGTGAAGCGCTTCGTGGATCCGGACCAGACCCTGCGCGATCTGCTTGATCTTCTCTGCCAGGAGCCCAGGCTCAACCTGAAGAGTCCTAGCATCTCAAGTTCGGCG GGTGTAGTTTTCCTGCAGTCGCCTCCacagctgcgccagcagTTCGAGGCGAATCTCTCTAAGAGCTTGCG gGAGCTCGCGACCGCAGGGCTagtccgcgaaggcgaagaactCCTCGTGACTGACTCCGCTTTGCCTTCGCCCCTTCGCCTGAGGCTCGTCTTCGAGCCAAAAGTGTCTCGGCTGCCCCGGTAG